From one Eucalyptus grandis isolate ANBG69807.140 chromosome 9, ASM1654582v1, whole genome shotgun sequence genomic stretch:
- the LOC104418634 gene encoding cold-regulated 413 plasma membrane protein 2 yields the protein MGRMDYLAMKTDPAMDDQISTDINELKVAAKKLFGHAARLGGIRFGTTFLKWTASAAAIYLLVLDRTNWRTNMLTSLLVPYVFFSLPPSLFHMLREDFGKWVAFVTVVLKLFFPRHFPEWLEMPGSLILLVAVAPHFFAHSLRDRWFGVLICLLIGCYLLQEHIRASGGFRNALTQSHGISNTLGIVILIIFPVWALLIHFF from the exons ATGGGGAGGATGGATTATCTCGCGATGAAGACCGATCCGGCCATGGACGACCAGATCAGCACTGACATCAATGAGCTCAAGGTTGCTGCCAAGAAGCTCTTCGGTCACGCTGCCCGGCTTGGCGGCATCCGCTTCGGCACCACTTTCCTCAAGTGGACCGCCTCTGCTGCCGCCAT ATACCTGTTGGTGTTGGATCGCACGAACTGGAGGACCAACATGCTGACCTCGCTCCTGGTCCCTTACGTATTCTTCAGCCTGCCTCCGTCCTTGTTTCACATGCTGAG GGAAGATTTTGGAAAATGGGTTGCTTTTGTTACAGTGGTGCTGAAGCTCTTCTTCCCCCGCCATTTCCCAG AATGGTTGGAGATGCCGGGCTCATTGATCCTGCTCGTAGCGGTGGCGCCCCACTTCTTCGCACACTCCCTAAGGGACCGCTGGTTTGGGGTCCTGATATGCCTCCTCATCGGGTGCTACCTGCTGCAAGAGCACATCCGCGCGTCGGGCGGGTTCAGGAATGCCCTCACGCAGTCGCACGGGATATCCAACACACTCGGGATCGTGATCCTGATCATATTCCCGGTCTGGGCGCTCCTGATCCATTTCTTCTAG
- the LOC104418635 gene encoding oxygen-evolving enhancer protein 1, chloroplastic → MAASLQAAATLMQPTKVGRISSSQLRSSQNVSKTFGLECGAGSRVTCSLQADLKDLAQKCADATKIAGFALATSALVVSGAGAEGAPKRLTYDEIQSKTYMEVKGTGTANQCPTIDGGLDSFAFKPGKYNAKKICLEPTSFTVKAESVSKNAPPEFQNTKLMTRLTYTLDEIEGPFEVSPDGTVKFEEKDGIDYAAVTVQLPGGERVPFLFTIKQLVASGKPESFSGEFLVPSYRGSSFLDPKGRGGSTGYDNAVALPAGGRGDEEDLTKENIKNASSSTGKITLSVTKTKPETGEVIGVFESVQPSDTDLGAKVPKDVKIQGVWYAQLES, encoded by the exons ATGGCTGCTTCACTACAGGCGGCAGCTACTCTCATGCAGCCCACCAAGGTGGGGAGGATCAGCAGCTCGCAGCTGCGGTCGTCGCAGAACGTGTCCAAGACCTTCGGGCTGGAATGCGGTGCCGGCTCCAGGGTGACCTGTTCTCTCCAGGCTGATCTCAAGGACTTGGCCCAGAAGTGCGCTGACGCCACCAAGATCGCCGGCTTCGCGCTCGCCACCTCGGCCCTCGTCGTCTCG GGAGCCGGTGCGGAGGGAGCCCCGAAGAGACTGACTTATGACGAGATCCAGAGCAAGACCTACATGGAAGTCAAGGGGACAGGCACGGCCAACCAGTGCCCCACCATTGACGGTGGGCTCGACTCGTTCGCCTTCAAGCCTGGCAAGTACAATGCCAAGAAAATCTGCCTCGAGCCAACCTCCTTCACCGTAAAGGCCGAGAGCGTGAGCAAGAACGCTCCCCCGGAGTTCCAGAACACCAAGCTCATGACCCGCCTCACCTACACCCTCGACGAGATCGAGGGCCCCTTTGAGGTCTCCCCTGATGGCACTGTCAAATTCGAGGAGAAGGATGGGATCGACTACGCGGCCGTCACTGTGCAGCTCCCTGGGGGTGAGCGCGTGCCCTTCCTCTTCACCATCAAGCAGCTCGTGGCCTCAGGGAAGCCCGAGAGCTTCAGCGGGGAGTTCCTCGTGCCCTCATACCGTGGCTCGTCATTCCTCGACCCAAAGGGCCGTGGTGGTTCCACCGGGTACGACAATGCTGTGGCCTTGCCTGCCGGAGGGAGAGGAGACGAGGAGGACTTGACCAAGGAGAACATCAAGAACGCCTCGTCATCGACCGGGAAGATCACGCTGAGCGTGACCAAGACCAAGCCCGAGACCGGAGAGGTGATCGGCGTGTTTGAGAGCGTCCAGCCATCGGATACTGATTTGGGAGCTAAGGTGCCTAAGGATGTGAAGATCCAGGGTGTCTGGTATGCTCAGCTCGAGTCGTAG
- the LOC120288466 gene encoding uncharacterized protein LOC120288466 produces the protein MERPEDEMTGSVPTWLERMFAASKFYDPCDCKDRCSKPAKYYCMACMIVVCEDGMEQHHKSSGHSILTAYKSSGVAAFRIEDLKQVWCWSGIQRYTINRRAIVYVNQKGGAHRTGSSNGDAKCRTCQYKILAPNNFCSVECKVKAVLKKIEEKEEEEALNRAKRKPETTDGESPSDAPKNVAAGVSFRKRPRKQSNPQRAPLF, from the exons ATGGAGCGTCCGGAAGACGAGATGACCGGCAGCGTCCCGACGTGGCTGGAGCGGATGTTCGCCGCCAGCAAATTCTACGATCCCTGCGACTGCAAGGACCGCTGCTCGAAGCCTGCCAAGTACTACTGCATGGCCTGCATGATCGTCGTCTGCGAGGATGGCATGGAGCAGCATCACAAGAGTTCCGGCCACTCAATTTTGACG GCATACAAGTCTTCGGGGGTGGCCGCGTTCAGAATAGAGGACCTGAAACAGGTGTGGTGTTGGTCCGGCATCCAGCGGTACACGATCAACCGGCGGGCGATCGTGTACGTCAATCAGAAAGGAGGAGCCCATCGCACGGGCTCCTCCAACGGCGACGCCAAGTGCAGGACTTGCCAGTACAAGATCTTAGCCCCAAACAACTTCTGCTCAGTGGAATGCAAA GTGAAGGCTGTtttgaagaagattgaagagaaagaagaagaagaggcttTGAACCGAGCGAAGAGGAAGCCGGAGACGACGGACGGCGAGAGCCCTAGCGACGCTCCGAAGAACGTCGCTGCAGGCGTGTCTTTCAGGAAGCGTCCGAGAAAGCAATCCAATCCCCAGAGGGCTCCCCTCTTCTAG